In Macaca fascicularis isolate 582-1 chromosome X, T2T-MFA8v1.1, one DNA window encodes the following:
- the PAGE4 gene encoding P antigen family member 4 — translation MSARVRSRSRGRGDGQEAPDVFAFVAPGESQQEEPPTDNQDIEPGRERERTPPIEERKVEGDCQEMDLENTGNERGDGSDVKEKTPPNPERAKTKEAGDGQP, via the exons ATGAGTGCACGAGTGAGATCAAGATCCAGAGGAAGAGGAGATGGTCAGGAGGCTCCCGATGTGTTTGCATTCGTGGCT CCCGGTGAATCTCAGCAAGAGGAACCACCAACTGACAATCAGGATATTGAACCTGgacgagagagagaaagaacacctCCGATTGAAG aACGTAAAGTGGAAGGTGATTGCCAGGAAATGGATCTGGAAAACACTGGGAATGAGCGTGGAGACGGCTCTGATGTAAAAGAGAAGACTCCACCTAATCCGGAGCGTGCTAAGACTAAAGAAGCAG gaGATGGGCAACCATAA